A stretch of the Scomber scombrus unplaced genomic scaffold, fScoSco1.1 SCAFFOLD_131, whole genome shotgun sequence genome encodes the following:
- the pierce1 gene encoding piercer of microtubule wall 1 protein codes for MEEQRIQTCDVYRTDPNLPPRFNNPHRFHGYSQKFINPLYRTSNQTYGSRRPTVHEMPTQFKGTTRQFSEAMLQSGMYRDHGFNTSVERSRVTAATATLSNRANLHHYYHYGNQNNNHDGNNN; via the exons ATGGAGGAGCAGAGGATTCAGACCTGTGACGTTTACAGAACCGACCCCAACTTACCGCCCAGGTTCAACAACCCCCACCGTTTCCATGGTTACAG tCAGAAGTTCATTAATCCGCTGTATCGAACATCCAATCAGACGTACGGCAGCAGGAGACCCACCGTCCACGAGATGCCG ACGCAGTTTAAAGGGACAACCCGTCAGTTTTCGGAGGCGATGCTGCAGAGCGGGATGTATCGTGATCACGGCTTCAACACGTCTGTAGAGAGGAGTCGAGTGACGGCTGCCACGGCAACACTGAGCAACAGAGCCAAccttcatcattattatcactatggcaaccaaaacaacaaccatGATGGAAACAACAACTAA